The proteins below come from a single Polymorphobacter fuscus genomic window:
- the prfA gene encoding peptide chain release factor 1: protein MIISPERIAQIERRHADLAAQMGNPDLAADKFVQLSKDYAELTPVVEAAAAVRALREEADDLRGIAADDEMHAMAQEELAAIAERLPAAERALALKLLPTDKADAKPAMLEIRAGTGGDEAALFAGDLYRMYERYAATRGWRIELMSASAGEMGGFKEIIASVTGDSVFARLKFESGVHRVQRVPATETQGRIHTSAATVAVLPEAEEVDIQIEDKDLRIDVFRSSGPGGQSVNTTDSAVRITHLPSGLVVQQQDEKSQHKNKAKAMKVLRSRLYDLERSKVDSARSADRKAMVGSGDRSERIRTYNYPQGRVTDHRINLTLHRLPEILEGPGLEELVAALISEDEAARLAELG from the coding sequence GTGATCATCTCCCCCGAGCGGATCGCGCAGATCGAGCGGCGGCATGCCGATCTGGCGGCGCAGATGGGCAATCCCGATCTGGCCGCCGACAAGTTCGTCCAGCTGTCCAAGGACTATGCCGAGCTGACGCCCGTCGTCGAGGCGGCGGCGGCGGTGCGGGCGCTGCGCGAGGAGGCGGACGATCTGCGTGGGATCGCCGCCGATGACGAGATGCACGCGATGGCGCAGGAGGAGCTGGCCGCCATCGCCGAGCGGCTGCCGGCCGCCGAGCGGGCGCTGGCGCTCAAGCTGCTGCCGACCGACAAGGCCGATGCCAAGCCGGCGATGCTCGAAATCCGCGCCGGGACCGGCGGCGACGAGGCGGCGCTGTTCGCTGGTGATCTTTACCGGATGTACGAACGCTATGCAGCGACGCGCGGCTGGCGGATCGAGCTGATGTCGGCGTCGGCGGGCGAAATGGGCGGCTTCAAGGAAATCATCGCCAGTGTCACCGGCGACAGCGTCTTTGCGCGGCTGAAGTTCGAAAGCGGCGTGCATCGCGTCCAGCGCGTGCCGGCGACCGAGACGCAGGGGCGCATCCACACCAGTGCGGCGACGGTGGCGGTGCTGCCCGAGGCCGAGGAGGTCGATATTCAGATCGAGGACAAGGATTTGCGCATCGACGTCTTCCGGTCATCGGGGCCGGGCGGCCAGTCGGTCAACACCACCGACTCTGCAGTGCGGATCACCCATTTGCCATCGGGGCTGGTGGTGCAGCAGCAGGACGAGAAATCGCAGCACAAGAACAAGGCCAAGGCGATGAAGGTGCTGCGGTCGCGGCTGTACGACCTTGAACGGTCGAAGGTCGATTCGGCGCGGTCGGCGGACCGCAAGGCGATGGTGGGGTCGGGCGACCGGTCGGAGCGCATCCGCACCTATAATTACCCGCAGGGGCGGGTGACCGACCATCGCATCAACCTGACGCTGCACCGGCTGCCGGAAATTCTCGAAGGGCCGGGGCTGGAGGAGCTGGTCGCGGCGCTGATTTCCGAGGATGAGGCGGCGCGGCTGGCGGAACTGGGGTGA
- the prmC gene encoding peptide chain release factor N(5)-glutamine methyltransferase, translated as MNVRDALRSAAARIDRFDAEVLLAHFVGISRGDLLLDGDRAVDAAAFAVLVDRRAAHEPVAYIIGAREFWSLDLKVTPAVLIPRPDSETLVEAALRAVARPPARLLDLGTGSGALLLAGLTEWPAATGLGVDASPAALAVAADNATRLGLGGRAAFRLGDWGAGLDERFDVIFCNPPYVETGADLAPDVRDHEPASALFAGIDGLDDYRRLVPHLPRLLADGGVAVVEIGWMQADAVLALAAAAGLHGDVAQDLAGRDRCLVLRVA; from the coding sequence GTGAATGTGCGCGACGCCTTGCGCAGTGCAGCGGCGCGGATCGACCGCTTCGATGCCGAAGTGCTGCTGGCGCATTTTGTGGGTATTTCGCGCGGGGACTTGCTGCTCGACGGCGATCGGGCGGTCGATGCGGCGGCCTTTGCGGTGCTGGTCGACCGGCGGGCGGCGCATGAGCCGGTGGCCTATATCATCGGCGCGCGCGAATTCTGGTCGCTCGACCTTAAGGTGACGCCGGCGGTGCTGATCCCGCGGCCCGACAGCGAGACACTGGTCGAGGCGGCGTTGCGCGCCGTGGCACGGCCGCCGGCACGGCTGCTGGACCTCGGCACCGGCAGCGGCGCGCTGCTGCTCGCCGGGTTGACCGAATGGCCGGCGGCGACGGGCCTGGGGGTCGATGCCTCGCCGGCGGCGCTGGCGGTGGCGGCGGACAATGCGACGCGGCTGGGGCTGGGCGGGCGCGCCGCGTTCCGGCTGGGGGATTGGGGTGCGGGGCTGGACGAGCGCTTCGACGTGATCTTCTGTAACCCGCCCTATGTCGAGACCGGCGCCGATCTGGCACCCGATGTGCGCGACCATGAGCCGGCGTCGGCCTTGTTCGCCGGAATCGACGGCCTCGACGATTATCGCCGGCTGGTGCCGCATCTGCCGCGGCTGCTGGCGGACGGCGGCGTGGCGGTGGTGGAGATCGGCTGGATGCAGGCCGATGCGGTGCTGGCGCTGGCGGCGGCGGCGGGGCTGCACGGCGACGTCGCGCAGGATCTGGCGGGGCGCGATCGGTGCCTGGTCTTGCGGGTGGCCTAG
- a CDS encoding serine hydrolase domain-containing protein — MPIDRRLFLAGAAALSVPAASRAAITAPGASASQRAALTAIAAYLDAHRAFFALPAMGLVVTDGDFTALIQSGTSDYEARKPLTGTELWQIGSISKSFVALLCLQLADEHRLDLDADIRSVLPEAQLPPGAPFTIRGLLDHTTGLPDFAPTWRPDNSLLWRGFEPGARWSYSNTGYGLVGDMIARIEGRPLAAVIAARITGRLGMADTRGAIAWADRGRHTACYATLRPDLPVRRQNPLAPAPWVSTTFGAGSVASTLPDMARYLRFLIAIGNGRGAGLVSDATASAWLANPVVESPDNPDDRYGLGLMHRVEDGRRLLHHTGGMIGFSSSFHVDAAAGTGAFASCAIGSTGYRPRLLTAFAVTALRLAREGKPIPPPPALGPKPVASPGDYAGAYDGITITAAPLALDGTALEPTGKDRFVTAHPDFRAFPLVFVRNPAGAVVAIDHGARRLVRAGASAPLPATPPRLAAHAGRYESDDPWIGGVTLVARGERLWLGGTEPIMEIAENDWRVEDPVWSPERFAFAGFVAGRPQLLVISGRVLERRDV; from the coding sequence ATGCCGATCGACCGCCGCCTGTTCCTCGCCGGCGCCGCGGCACTGTCGGTCCCCGCCGCCAGTCGTGCCGCCATCACCGCTCCCGGCGCCAGCGCCAGCCAGCGCGCCGCCCTCACCGCCATCGCCGCCTATCTCGACGCCCATCGCGCCTTTTTCGCACTGCCGGCGATGGGCCTCGTGGTCACCGATGGCGATTTCACCGCGCTCATCCAGTCGGGCACCAGCGATTACGAAGCCCGCAAGCCGCTGACCGGCACGGAGCTGTGGCAGATCGGATCGATCAGCAAGTCGTTCGTCGCGCTCCTCTGCCTGCAACTCGCCGACGAACATCGCCTCGATCTCGACGCCGACATCCGCTCGGTCCTGCCCGAGGCGCAATTGCCCCCCGGCGCGCCCTTCACCATCCGCGGCCTGCTCGATCACACCACCGGCCTGCCCGATTTCGCGCCGACCTGGCGACCCGACAACAGCCTGCTCTGGCGCGGCTTCGAACCCGGCGCGCGCTGGTCGTACAGCAACACCGGCTATGGCCTGGTGGGGGACATGATCGCCCGCATCGAAGGCCGCCCGCTCGCCGCCGTCATCGCCGCGCGCATCACCGGCCGGCTCGGCATGGCGGATACCCGCGGCGCCATTGCCTGGGCCGATCGCGGCCGCCACACCGCCTGTTATGCGACGCTGCGCCCCGACCTGCCCGTCCGCCGGCAGAACCCGCTGGCGCCGGCACCCTGGGTGTCGACGACCTTCGGCGCCGGGTCGGTGGCATCGACCTTGCCCGACATGGCACGCTACCTGCGCTTCCTCATCGCCATCGGCAACGGCCGCGGGGCCGGGCTGGTCAGCGACGCGACCGCCAGCGCCTGGCTCGCCAATCCCGTTGTCGAAAGCCCCGACAACCCCGATGACCGCTATGGCCTCGGCCTGATGCACCGGGTCGAGGATGGCCGGCGGCTGCTCCACCACACCGGCGGCATGATCGGTTTTTCGTCGTCGTTCCACGTCGATGCAGCGGCGGGCACCGGCGCCTTCGCCAGTTGCGCCATCGGCAGCACCGGCTATCGCCCGCGCCTGCTGACCGCCTTTGCCGTCACCGCGCTGCGGCTGGCCCGTGAGGGCAAGCCGATCCCGCCGCCGCCGGCACTCGGCCCCAAACCTGTCGCCAGCCCCGGCGATTATGCCGGCGCCTATGACGGCATCACCATCACCGCTGCGCCGCTCGCGCTCGACGGCACGGCGCTGGAACCGACCGGCAAGGACCGCTTCGTCACCGCACACCCCGATTTCCGCGCCTTCCCGCTGGTCTTCGTCCGCAACCCCGCCGGCGCCGTGGTGGCGATCGACCATGGCGCCCGCCGGCTGGTCCGCGCCGGCGCCTCGGCGCCGCTGCCCGCCACCCCGCCACGCCTGGCGGCGCACGCCGGCCGCTATGAAAGCGACGACCCCTGGATCGGCGGCGTCACGCTGGTGGCGCGCGGTGAGCGGCTGTGGCTCGGCGGCACCGAGCCGATCATGGAGATCGCCGAAAATGACTGGCGGGTCGAAGACCCGGTCTGGTCACCCGAACGCTTCGCCTTCGCCGGCTTCGTCGCAGGCCGCCCGCAGCTGCTGGTGATCTCGGGCCGGGTTCTGGAACGCCGCGACGTGTAG